The following proteins are co-located in the Candidatus Phytoplasma asteris genome:
- the infA gene encoding translation initiation factor IF-1, with product MSKNNLNETESKIEIEAKVVELLSNDKFKVELPNKKTIIAYVSGKIRINNIRILPGDKVRIELSPYDPTRARITYRFK from the coding sequence ATGTCAAAAAACAATTTAAACGAAACTGAATCCAAAATTGAAATCGAAGCTAAAGTTGTTGAATTATTATCAAATGATAAATTTAAAGTAGAGCTTCCAAATAAAAAAACGATTATCGCTTATGTTTCTGGTAAAATACGTATCAACAACATACGCATTTTACCTGGTGATAAAGTAAGAATTGAATTATCACCATACGACCCTACACGAGCACGAATCACTTATCGTTTTAAGTAA
- a CDS encoding adenylate kinase produces MILILLGPPGIGKGTQASVLSDILKINHIATGDIFRKNFKENTELGILSKKFIAQGLLVPDDITNQMIADYLSKDIATKDFLLDGFPRNVLQARFLDDFFKNSHLFLTKVIYFNAGTQDLMKRIVGRRICPECGKVYHIENIPPKTPGICDKDQKTLIQREDDKPETFLKRLKVFNQETLPLVQYYREQNQLFEVDGMQNIDQVTKMILEVLETDRK; encoded by the coding sequence ATGATACTAATATTATTAGGACCGCCCGGAATTGGTAAAGGGACTCAAGCTTCTGTTTTATCAGATATTTTAAAAATTAACCACATTGCAACAGGCGATATTTTTCGTAAAAATTTTAAAGAAAATACTGAATTAGGCATTTTAAGTAAAAAATTTATTGCTCAAGGACTTTTAGTTCCTGACGACATTACTAACCAAATGATAGCTGATTACTTGTCTAAGGACATCGCTACTAAAGATTTTTTATTAGACGGTTTTCCCCGCAATGTTTTGCAAGCTCGTTTTTTGGATGATTTTTTCAAAAACTCTCATTTATTTTTAACTAAAGTCATCTATTTTAACGCTGGCACCCAAGATTTAATGAAAAGAATTGTAGGACGCAGAATTTGTCCCGAATGTGGTAAGGTTTATCACATCGAAAACATTCCTCCCAAAACTCCAGGTATTTGTGACAAAGACCAAAAAACCTTAATTCAAAGAGAAGATGACAAACCAGAAACCTTCCTTAAACGCCTCAAAGTGTTTAATCAAGAAACATTGCCATTAGTGCAATATTATCGCGAACAAAATCAACTTTTTGAAGTAGATGGTATGCAAAACATCGACCAAGTTACTAAAATGATTTTAGAAGTTTTAGAAACAGACCGCAAATGA
- the rplX gene encoding 50S ribosomal protein L24: protein MRIKVGETVAILAGKDRFVTDESGKKMTKTGKVLKVFAKTQKIIVEGVNIKIKHQPPSQNEEKGTIVKQEAPIHVSNVALVCPQTQTPTKVGIRIQSGKKFRYAKKSNQTLDEKN from the coding sequence ATGCGTATTAAAGTAGGAGAAACAGTAGCTATTTTAGCTGGCAAAGATCGTTTTGTAACAGACGAATCAGGTAAAAAAATGACTAAAACAGGCAAAGTATTAAAAGTTTTTGCCAAAACTCAAAAAATTATTGTTGAAGGTGTCAACATCAAAATCAAACACCAACCCCCTTCCCAAAACGAAGAAAAGGGCACCATCGTTAAACAAGAAGCTCCCATTCATGTTTCTAATGTAGCTTTAGTTTGCCCCCAAACACAAACTCCCACTAAAGTAGGAATTCGAATACAATCAGGTAAAAAATTTCGTTATGCTAAAAAATCAAATCAAACATTAGACGAAAAAAATTAA
- the rplE gene encoding 50S ribosomal protein L5: protein MKKENTLDYSKITATLMETFNYKSVMQVPKVEKVVINMGVGDAIFNVKVLDDVVEELKLLSGQSPVITKAKKAISNFKLREGMPIGAKVTLRGARKEAFLCKLTRLVFPRVRDFRGISGKSFDGRGNYALGLKEQIVFPEINIDKVKKIRGMDIIIVTTAKNNTQAKKLLELYGMPFKN from the coding sequence ATGAAAAAAGAAAATACTCTAGACTATTCCAAAATCACTGCCACCTTAATGGAAACTTTTAATTATAAATCCGTTATGCAAGTCCCAAAAGTAGAAAAAGTTGTCATCAATATGGGCGTAGGCGATGCTATTTTTAATGTTAAAGTTTTGGATGATGTAGTAGAAGAATTAAAATTATTAAGCGGACAAAGCCCTGTTATCACTAAAGCCAAAAAAGCTATTTCTAATTTCAAATTACGTGAAGGCATGCCAATTGGAGCTAAAGTGACTTTAAGAGGAGCCCGCAAAGAGGCGTTTTTATGCAAACTAACTCGTTTAGTTTTCCCCCGCGTAAGAGATTTTAGAGGCATTTCTGGTAAATCTTTTGACGGCAGAGGCAATTACGCTCTAGGATTAAAAGAACAAATCGTTTTTCCAGAAATTAATATCGACAAAGTTAAAAAAATTCGTGGCATGGATATCATCATTGTAACTACTGCCAAAAATAACACTCAAGCCAAAAAGCTTTTAGAGCTTTATGGTATGCCGTTTAAAAATTAA
- the rpsQ gene encoding 30S ribosomal protein S17, translating to MQRNFRKTFVGKVVSDKMDKTITVIVDIYKKDPLYGKRVKQSKKFHVHDENQEAKPGDLVNFMETRPLSKTKRFRLFKILSHAKSAK from the coding sequence ATGCAACGCAATTTTAGAAAAACTTTCGTAGGTAAAGTAGTTTCAGATAAAATGGATAAAACCATTACTGTTATTGTTGATATTTACAAAAAAGACCCTTTATATGGCAAAAGAGTGAAACAATCGAAAAAATTCCACGTCCATGATGAAAATCAAGAAGCCAAACCAGGCGATTTAGTTAATTTTATGGAAACAAGACCTCTTTCTAAAACTAAAAGATTTCGATTATTCAAAATTCTTTCCCATGCAAAGAGCGCAAAGTAA
- the rplV gene encoding 50S ribosomal protein L22, whose protein sequence is METKNAKAIARKVSIAPRKARLVVDLIRGKNIAQAQAILTFTPKVAAPVILKLLNSAVSNAVNNLKLNREQLYVKEVFVNEGLRLKRMFPRAKGSGDMIKKRTSHITLVITSSTNLQTSKEEEQSGSKN, encoded by the coding sequence ATGGAAACCAAAAACGCCAAAGCGATTGCTAGAAAAGTTTCAATCGCCCCTCGAAAAGCACGTTTAGTTGTTGATTTAATTCGAGGAAAAAATATTGCACAAGCTCAAGCCATTTTAACTTTTACCCCTAAAGTAGCTGCTCCCGTTATTTTAAAACTTTTAAACAGTGCTGTTTCCAATGCTGTTAATAATTTAAAATTAAACCGCGAACAACTTTATGTTAAAGAAGTTTTTGTCAACGAAGGTTTGCGTTTAAAACGTATGTTTCCAAGAGCTAAAGGTTCTGGTGATATGATTAAAAAAAGAACCAGCCACATTACTTTAGTAATAACTTCTAGCACAAACTTGCAAACATCAAAGGAGGAAGAACAAAGTGGGTCAAAAAACTAA
- the rpmC gene encoding 50S ribosomal protein L29, producing the protein MKTQEILKLNPEELENKVDKLKQELFDLRFQLALGKLTNTAKIKKLKKTIARIKTILTQKSNQQTATTPTFVTSTAKPVLSNQSPTPQPTTPDLDDTVETIKEEQQ; encoded by the coding sequence ATGAAAACTCAAGAAATTTTAAAATTAAATCCAGAAGAATTAGAAAACAAAGTAGACAAGTTAAAACAAGAACTGTTTGATTTGCGTTTTCAATTAGCTTTAGGCAAACTCACTAACACTGCCAAAATCAAAAAGCTTAAAAAAACCATTGCTCGCATCAAAACAATCCTAACCCAAAAAAGCAATCAACAAACAGCCACTACTCCAACTTTTGTCACTTCCACTGCCAAACCTGTTTTATCAAATCAAAGCCCAACCCCACAACCAACTACCCCTGATTTAGATGACACTGTAGAAACTATCAAGGAGGAGCAACAATAA
- the rplN gene encoding 50S ribosomal protein L14 has product MIQRESRLVVVDNSGAKEVLVIGILGGTRRSHVNIGDIVLVTVKSGSGTVKKHDVLKAVIVRTKKGLRRKNGSYIKFDDNAVVLLKEDLNIIGTRIFGPVVRELSDKKFSKIVSLAQLVL; this is encoded by the coding sequence ATGATTCAACGAGAAAGTCGTTTAGTTGTAGTTGACAACAGCGGTGCTAAAGAAGTTTTAGTTATTGGTATTTTAGGAGGCACTCGTCGTAGTCATGTAAATATCGGAGATATTGTATTAGTAACTGTTAAATCAGGTTCTGGTACAGTTAAAAAACATGACGTTCTAAAAGCTGTCATTGTACGCACCAAAAAAGGTCTAAGACGTAAAAATGGCTCTTACATTAAATTTGACGACAATGCTGTAGTACTTTTAAAAGAAGATTTAAATATTATTGGCACCCGTATTTTTGGTCCAGTAGTTAGAGAATTGAGTGATAAGAAATTTTCCAAAATAGTTTCTTTAGCCCAATTAGTTTTGTAA
- the rpsM gene encoding 30S ribosomal protein S13 has protein sequence MARIAGIDIPSDKRVVIALTYIYGLGNKLSHKILNELNIDQNIRVKNLTEQQLSALRSEITKYNVEGDLRREVTLNIKRLMEIGAYRGLRHRKGLPVRGQKTRNNAHTVKGKPKAIAGKKK, from the coding sequence ATGGCGCGAATTGCAGGAATAGATATTCCAAGCGACAAAAGAGTAGTAATTGCACTAACTTATATTTATGGTTTAGGCAATAAATTATCTCATAAAATTTTAAACGAGTTAAACATTGACCAAAATATTAGAGTTAAAAATTTAACCGAACAGCAATTATCAGCTTTACGTAGTGAAATTACTAAATACAACGTAGAAGGCGACCTAAGACGTGAAGTTACTTTAAATATTAAACGTTTAATGGAAATTGGAGCTTACAGAGGGTTACGCCACCGTAAAGGATTGCCTGTAAGAGGACAAAAAACCAGAAACAATGCTCACACTGTTAAAGGTAAACCTAAAGCAATTGCTGGTAAGAAAAAATAA
- the rplR gene encoding 50S ribosomal protein L18: protein MITKQSSNVLRKKRHLRLRKIVSGTSQRPRLNVFRSNKFLYVQIIDDTQQTTLCSANSKESNVLGSNIKAAEAVGALIAKKALAQGIKNVVFDRSGYLYHGKIKALADACRKSGLQF from the coding sequence ATGATAACAAAACAATCCTCTAACGTGCTTCGTAAAAAACGTCATCTTCGCCTTAGAAAAATTGTTTCAGGCACATCACAAAGACCACGTTTAAATGTTTTTAGATCTAATAAATTTCTTTATGTGCAAATAATTGATGACACCCAACAAACAACTCTATGCAGCGCTAATAGCAAAGAATCCAATGTTTTGGGATCCAACATCAAAGCCGCTGAAGCAGTAGGCGCTCTTATCGCTAAAAAAGCCTTAGCCCAAGGCATTAAAAATGTTGTTTTTGATAGATCAGGGTATTTGTATCACGGCAAAATCAAAGCCTTAGCTGATGCTTGTCGTAAATCAGGCTTACAGTTTTAA
- the rpsN gene encoding 30S ribosomal protein S14, whose amino-acid sequence MAKKSKIVKDQKQRELVLKYAKLRLELKKKADYAGLSQIPAKASPVRLKNRDSIDGRPRGYIRKFGISRINFRQLAHQGKLPGVRKTSW is encoded by the coding sequence ATGGCTAAAAAATCCAAAATCGTAAAAGATCAAAAACAAAGAGAGCTAGTTTTAAAATATGCCAAACTACGCTTAGAACTTAAAAAAAAAGCTGACTATGCTGGGTTGTCTCAAATTCCTGCCAAAGCATCACCTGTACGTTTAAAAAACAGAGATTCTATTGATGGAAGACCACGCGGATACATTCGTAAATTCGGCATTTCCCGCATTAATTTTAGGCAGTTAGCTCATCAAGGTAAATTACCTGGAGTCAGAAAAACTAGTTGGTAA
- the secY gene encoding preprotein translocase subunit SecY produces the protein MKRQLKLVLGNRKLMFQIFFTLFIISIVCLGTSWPLPFINTKSLDLSKLFGVFSINAGTLFGLGITPYITASIVVQFLQKLLPICREWKDQGQMGKRKLNLLTRSLALLFAFGQSFAFLNSYSKLFVTSISTSQLFLLALIATAGVAILIWFADLINSKGIGNGTSILIVVSMSHSLINLFVNLNESYLSQNNFLTLKTFNFACIVLLLLLFLIFTVVVQITSLKIPINYARNQVQGKSYIPLKINSAGVMPVILASALLQPFQMLAGVIGNTKFTELVDFFAKTNFPENQINFFAIGFLVLLVIVFSFFSAFMNVNPEDISEHLSKQDAYIAGLRPGEQTTRYLANTLFKITVLGTVFIAALVVTPILMEHFLGLKDMKLGGTSLLIIVSVALETIQRIKATANKKEYQKLF, from the coding sequence ATGAAACGTCAATTAAAATTAGTTTTAGGCAATCGTAAATTAATGTTTCAAATCTTTTTTACCTTATTTATTATTTCTATTGTTTGTTTAGGAACTTCTTGGCCTCTTCCTTTTATTAATACTAAATCCCTTGATTTGTCCAAACTTTTTGGGGTTTTTTCCATAAATGCTGGTACTCTTTTTGGATTGGGAATCACTCCTTACATCACTGCTTCCATTGTAGTGCAATTTTTGCAAAAACTTCTTCCTATTTGTCGCGAATGGAAAGACCAAGGACAAATGGGCAAACGCAAACTTAATCTTTTAACACGTAGTCTTGCCTTATTGTTTGCTTTTGGGCAATCTTTTGCTTTTTTGAACAGTTATTCAAAACTTTTTGTCACATCAATAAGTACAAGCCAACTGTTTTTGTTAGCTTTAATTGCTACTGCAGGAGTTGCTATTTTAATTTGGTTTGCTGACCTTATCAATTCCAAAGGTATTGGAAACGGGACTTCTATTTTAATTGTTGTTTCGATGAGCCACAGCCTAATTAATCTATTTGTAAATCTGAACGAATCATATTTATCTCAAAACAATTTTTTAACTTTGAAAACTTTTAATTTTGCATGTATTGTTCTTTTACTTCTCTTATTTTTAATTTTTACTGTAGTTGTGCAAATAACATCTTTAAAAATACCTATCAATTATGCGCGCAATCAAGTGCAAGGGAAAAGCTACATTCCATTAAAAATTAATAGTGCAGGAGTTATGCCAGTTATTTTGGCATCTGCTTTATTGCAACCTTTCCAGATGTTAGCAGGAGTTATTGGGAATACAAAATTTACAGAATTAGTAGATTTTTTTGCCAAAACTAACTTTCCTGAAAACCAAATTAACTTTTTTGCCATAGGCTTTTTAGTCTTGTTAGTAATTGTTTTTTCTTTCTTTTCTGCTTTTATGAATGTCAATCCTGAAGATATTTCAGAACATTTATCCAAACAAGATGCCTATATTGCAGGTTTAAGACCAGGTGAACAAACTACTCGTTATTTAGCTAATACCTTATTTAAAATCACTGTTTTAGGAACTGTTTTTATTGCTGCTCTTGTTGTAACACCTATTCTTATGGAACATTTTTTAGGTTTGAAAGATATGAAATTAGGAGGAACCAGTTTGCTTATTATTGTTAGTGTAGCCCTTGAAACTATCCAACGCATCAAAGCTACTGCCAACAAAAAAGAATATCAAAAATTATTTTAA
- the rpsE gene encoding 30S ribosomal protein S5: MKAIKKEFNKKAPLLEEKVVKINRITKVVKGGARFRFSALVVVGDKKGQIGFATAKAKEIVEAIKKALEKAKKQLVRIPITGTTIPHDTIGRFGASKFFLKPASKGTGIVAGGKAARTILELVGINDVLTKTFGSRTSINVIRAVMDGLQSLRTKEEVAKLRGITLAKKEQ; encoded by the coding sequence ATGAAAGCAATAAAGAAAGAATTTAACAAAAAAGCCCCTCTTTTAGAAGAAAAAGTTGTTAAAATTAATCGTATTACTAAAGTAGTTAAAGGCGGTGCTCGTTTTCGTTTTTCTGCTTTGGTAGTTGTTGGCGATAAAAAAGGGCAAATTGGTTTCGCCACCGCTAAAGCTAAAGAAATTGTAGAAGCTATTAAAAAAGCTTTAGAAAAAGCCAAAAAACAATTAGTTCGCATTCCTATTACAGGAACTACTATTCCTCATGACACTATTGGACGTTTTGGAGCGTCTAAGTTTTTTTTAAAACCAGCTTCCAAAGGAACTGGAATTGTTGCTGGAGGAAAAGCTGCTAGAACTATTTTAGAATTAGTAGGCATTAATGATGTTCTTACTAAAACTTTTGGTTCACGCACCTCTATTAACGTAATAAGAGCAGTAATGGATGGATTACAAAGTTTACGCACTAAAGAAGAAGTAGCTAAATTAAGAGGCATCACTTTAGCGAAAAAAGAACAATGA
- the rpsC gene encoding 30S ribosomal protein S3, which translates to MGQKTNPNGLRLGIIRTWESQWCVNDKEIPNLIKEDFLIRKLINNFTKKSAISQIDIERLKEKNKNRITISVHTAKPGVIIGKDGDTRNKLVAKLKELTQKDVNLNVLEVKNSDKIALLIAQNMAEQLENRMFFRRVQKMAIQKALKAGAKGVKTLISGRLGGAEIARSEGHAEGRVPLHTLRADIDYAAVEAHTTYGVLGIKVWIFHGEVLPGQTILDTRKPFASQSSNTPNRRPRNFKGGNNNHVNAKKN; encoded by the coding sequence GTGGGTCAAAAAACTAATCCTAACGGCTTAAGATTAGGCATTATTAGAACTTGGGAATCTCAATGGTGTGTTAATGATAAAGAAATTCCTAATTTAATTAAAGAAGATTTTTTAATTCGTAAACTAATCAATAATTTTACTAAAAAAAGTGCTATCAGTCAAATTGACATTGAACGCCTAAAAGAAAAAAATAAAAACCGTATCACTATTTCTGTCCACACCGCTAAACCAGGCGTTATTATTGGAAAAGATGGCGATACACGCAACAAATTAGTTGCCAAACTCAAAGAACTTACCCAAAAAGACGTTAATCTTAACGTGTTAGAAGTTAAAAACTCTGATAAAATCGCTTTATTAATTGCTCAAAATATGGCTGAACAACTAGAAAATCGTATGTTTTTCCGCCGTGTTCAAAAAATGGCAATCCAAAAAGCCCTAAAAGCTGGTGCCAAAGGAGTAAAAACTTTAATTTCTGGTCGTTTGGGTGGTGCTGAAATAGCTCGTAGCGAAGGACATGCCGAAGGCAGAGTTCCTCTACACACTCTAAGAGCAGACATCGATTACGCTGCTGTTGAAGCTCACACTACTTATGGAGTTTTAGGAATTAAAGTATGGATTTTCCACGGTGAAGTTTTACCAGGACAAACCATTCTAGACACTAGAAAACCGTTTGCTTCCCAATCTTCTAACACTCCTAACAGACGCCCTCGCAATTTCAAAGGAGGCAACAATAATCATGTTAATGCCAAAAAGAACTAA
- the rplP gene encoding 50S ribosomal protein L16 translates to MLMPKRTKYRRPHRVSFEGKSKGKNVIANGNHALVAKEGAFITNKQIEAARIAMTRYMKRTGKVWINIFPHLSLTKKPLEVRMGSGKGSPEEWVAVVKTGKVLFEVKDTTNSSKVEMEALRLASHKLPIKTKIVKKGAEV, encoded by the coding sequence ATGTTAATGCCAAAAAGAACTAAATATCGTCGTCCTCACCGCGTTAGTTTTGAAGGAAAATCAAAAGGTAAAAACGTTATTGCCAACGGAAACCACGCTTTGGTTGCCAAAGAAGGTGCTTTTATCACTAACAAACAAATTGAAGCCGCTCGTATTGCAATGACACGTTACATGAAAAGAACAGGAAAAGTGTGGATCAACATTTTCCCACATCTATCCTTAACTAAAAAACCTTTAGAAGTAAGAATGGGTTCTGGTAAAGGTTCTCCTGAAGAATGGGTAGCTGTGGTAAAAACAGGTAAAGTTTTGTTCGAAGTTAAAGACACCACTAATTCTTCCAAAGTAGAAATGGAAGCTTTAAGACTTGCGTCTCACAAACTACCGATTAAAACTAAAATCGTTAAAAAAGGTGCTGAAGTATGA
- the rpmD gene encoding 50S ribosomal protein L30: MKLKITLTKSLIACRVNQIKTAHCLGLKKINNQVIKDDTPAIHGMIKTISHLVVVEKVSDTKEQK; the protein is encoded by the coding sequence ATGAAATTAAAAATTACTCTTACCAAAAGCCTTATTGCTTGTCGTGTTAATCAAATTAAAACCGCTCACTGTCTAGGTTTGAAAAAAATTAACAATCAAGTTATTAAAGATGACACTCCAGCCATCCATGGAATGATTAAAACCATCAGTCATCTTGTTGTAGTTGAAAAAGTTTCTGATACAAAGGAGCAAAAATAA
- the rplO gene encoding 50S ribosomal protein L15, which yields MLHTLKPVTNARKSTKRLGRGPGSGTGKTSGKGHKGQLARSGKTLRPGFEGGQIPFFQRIPKRGFHNFAQKRYALLNLKTLENFPQDTVVTPQLLLEKKIIKDQLCGIKVLAQGTLTKKLVVKASKFSKQAQAAILAVGGNIEVI from the coding sequence ATGTTACACACACTAAAACCGGTCACTAATGCTCGTAAATCCACTAAACGTTTAGGACGTGGACCTGGTAGTGGCACTGGTAAAACTTCTGGTAAAGGACACAAAGGACAATTAGCACGTTCAGGAAAAACTTTGCGTCCCGGCTTTGAAGGCGGACAAATCCCTTTTTTTCAAAGAATTCCTAAAAGAGGATTTCACAACTTTGCCCAAAAAAGATACGCCCTTCTTAACCTTAAAACTCTAGAAAACTTTCCTCAAGATACCGTTGTTACTCCTCAATTATTGTTAGAAAAAAAAATAATTAAAGACCAATTATGTGGTATTAAAGTTTTGGCGCAAGGAACTCTCACTAAAAAATTAGTCGTAAAAGCTTCAAAATTCTCCAAACAAGCTCAAGCAGCCATTTTAGCAGTTGGTGGAAATATAGAGGTAATTTAA
- the map gene encoding type I methionyl aminopeptidase → MISIKTPHEIAIMKQAGKIINEAHRLLASFVIPGMSTFDLDLLAKNFYQKKSVISAFKGYNGFPKHICASVNEVVVHGIPSKKTILKQGDIITLDLGINYQGYYVDCAYSYAVGTVCQTTQNLLAITQKALFQGLLQIKPQNHFSDISHAIELFAKNNNLGIVEEFTGHGIGTSLHEEPYIPNFGKPHEGAILQPGMTFCVEPMLTLGNPEIAILQDNWTVVTTDKSLSAHFEHTVLVTPTGYEILA, encoded by the coding sequence ATGATTTCCATCAAAACTCCTCATGAAATTGCTATCATGAAACAAGCAGGAAAAATCATTAACGAAGCCCACAGATTGCTTGCTTCCTTTGTTATTCCAGGAATGTCAACTTTTGATCTAGATTTATTAGCTAAGAATTTTTATCAAAAAAAAAGTGTTATTTCTGCTTTTAAAGGTTACAACGGATTTCCCAAACATATTTGTGCCTCAGTTAATGAAGTGGTAGTTCACGGCATTCCTTCCAAAAAAACCATCCTTAAACAAGGTGATATCATTACCTTAGATTTAGGAATTAACTATCAAGGTTATTATGTTGATTGTGCTTATTCTTATGCTGTAGGAACTGTTTGCCAAACTACTCAAAACTTGCTTGCAATTACTCAAAAAGCCTTATTTCAAGGTCTTTTGCAAATTAAACCCCAAAATCATTTTTCTGACATTTCTCATGCCATTGAACTTTTTGCCAAAAACAATAATTTAGGCATCGTAGAAGAATTTACCGGACATGGTATTGGTACATCTTTGCACGAAGAACCCTATATTCCTAATTTTGGCAAACCCCACGAAGGCGCAATCCTACAACCAGGAATGACTTTTTGTGTAGAACCAATGCTTACTTTAGGAAATCCCGAAATTGCTATTTTGCAAGATAATTGGACTGTAGTTACCACAGACAAAAGTCTAAGTGCTCATTTTGAACACACAGTTTTAGTAACTCCTACAGGATACGAAATACTTGCATAA
- the rpsS gene encoding 30S ribosomal protein S19 codes for MPRSVKKGPIVASHLLAKIEKQKNLKNKKVIQTWSRSSTITPIFVGHKIAVYNGREHIPVYITENMVGHKLGEFSPTRTYRGHNKKDKKIQKK; via the coding sequence ATGCCACGTTCAGTTAAAAAAGGACCTATTGTTGCTAGCCATCTATTAGCAAAAATAGAAAAACAAAAAAACTTAAAAAACAAAAAAGTGATCCAAACTTGGTCACGCAGTTCTACAATCACACCTATTTTTGTAGGACACAAAATCGCTGTTTATAACGGACGCGAACACATTCCAGTCTACATTACAGAAAACATGGTAGGACATAAGTTAGGTGAATTTTCCCCTACACGTACTTACCGCGGACACAACAAAAAAGACAAAAAAATTCAAAAAAAATAA
- the rpsH gene encoding 30S ribosomal protein S8 has protein sequence MVMTDPIADMLTRIRNANQMSHLKVLVPASKLKLEILAVLKKEGFIKDFYLPQSSREIIISLKYAPNKERVIKGLKRVSKPGLRVYASAEQIPKVLNGLGVALVSTSKGILTDAQARLSQVGGEVLAYIW, from the coding sequence ATGGTTATGACAGACCCTATTGCAGATATGCTGACACGCATTCGTAATGCCAATCAAATGTCACATTTAAAAGTGTTAGTACCTGCTTCTAAGTTAAAATTAGAAATTTTAGCAGTTTTAAAAAAAGAAGGTTTTATTAAAGATTTTTATCTACCTCAGTCATCTCGCGAAATAATTATTAGTTTGAAATATGCTCCCAACAAAGAAAGAGTTATTAAAGGCTTAAAAAGAGTTTCCAAACCAGGACTTAGAGTTTATGCATCAGCAGAACAAATTCCTAAAGTGCTCAACGGTTTAGGAGTTGCTTTGGTTTCTACTTCTAAAGGAATTCTAACAGATGCTCAAGCTCGCCTTTCTCAAGTTGGTGGCGAAGTTTTAGCTTATATTTGGTAA
- the rpmJ gene encoding 50S ribosomal protein L36, translated as MKVRASVKKRSEDDIIVRRKGRIYVINKKNRRHNQRQG; from the coding sequence ATGAAAGTTAGAGCTTCAGTTAAAAAACGCAGTGAAGATGATATCATTGTTCGTCGTAAAGGACGCATTTATGTTATCAATAAAAAAAATCGTAGACACAATCAAAGACAAGGATAA
- the rplF gene encoding 50S ribosomal protein L6: MSRVGNKAIEVPNAVKVDIKDRNFISVEGPKGKLEYQFNHRLTITNENKVITVKRPNDEIFMKKIHGTTRALLSNMVEGVSKGFQKTLKIVGLAYRAQIKDKQLILSLGFSHPVSVAIPDNLEVVVNQNTEIVIKGIDKQLVGEFAAKNVKLRKPEPYKGKGIRYVGQYVRQKAGKSAKKTRKD; this comes from the coding sequence ATGTCACGCGTAGGAAACAAAGCAATTGAAGTCCCTAATGCGGTTAAAGTTGATATCAAAGATAGAAATTTTATCTCAGTTGAAGGCCCTAAAGGCAAATTAGAATATCAATTCAATCACAGATTAACAATCACTAATGAAAACAAAGTCATCACAGTAAAACGCCCTAATGATGAAATTTTTATGAAAAAAATTCACGGCACCACTAGAGCCTTACTTTCCAATATGGTAGAAGGCGTAAGCAAAGGCTTTCAAAAAACCTTAAAAATTGTAGGGTTAGCTTATCGTGCTCAAATTAAAGATAAACAACTAATTTTATCTTTGGGTTTTTCTCATCCTGTAAGCGTTGCCATTCCTGATAATCTAGAAGTGGTAGTTAACCAAAACACAGAAATTGTTATCAAAGGAATTGACAAACAACTTGTCGGCGAATTTGCTGCCAAAAACGTAAAACTACGTAAACCAGAACCTTACAAAGGTAAAGGAATCCGCTACGTAGGACAATACGTTAGACAAAAAGCTGGGAAAAGCGCTAAAAAAACAAGAAAGGACTAA